The Prochlorococcus sp. MIT 0603 genome includes a region encoding these proteins:
- the rpmA gene encoding 50S ribosomal protein L27 gives MAHKKGTGSTRNGRDSNSKRLGVKAYGGEKVNAGSILIRQRGTSVLPGLNVGKGKDDTLFALKDGIVNFETIKRSLKTRKRINVSIA, from the coding sequence ATGGCACATAAAAAAGGAACTGGCTCTACTAGAAATGGTAGAGATTCAAACTCTAAGAGGCTTGGTGTGAAAGCTTACGGTGGAGAAAAGGTTAATGCTGGATCTATTCTCATTAGACAAAGAGGTACATCAGTTTTACCTGGTTTAAACGTTGGAAAAGGGAAAGATGATACCCTTTTCGCCCTTAAAGATGGAATAGTTAATTTTGAAACTATTAAGCGTAGTCTCAAAACCAGAAAACGCATTAATGTATCGATAGCTTGA
- the kaiB gene encoding circadian clock protein KaiB — translation MSKKKTYILKLYVAGNTPNSMRALNTLREILKTDFKGVYALKVIDVLEKPQLAEEDKILATPTLSKILPPPVRRIIGDLSDREKVLIGLDLLFEELNEKSFFSSTDNEHEIESKS, via the coding sequence ATGAGCAAAAAAAAAACATACATCCTTAAATTGTATGTCGCTGGAAACACTCCAAATTCTATGCGCGCCTTAAACACTCTTCGAGAGATTCTTAAAACAGATTTCAAGGGGGTTTATGCATTAAAAGTAATTGATGTACTTGAGAAGCCTCAACTGGCGGAGGAAGACAAAATACTTGCTACACCCACTCTATCTAAAATCCTCCCTCCCCCTGTAAGAAGAATTATCGGAGATCTTTCCGATCGAGAAAAGGTTTTAATTGGTCTGGATTTACTTTTTGAAGAACTAAATGAAAAGTCATTTTTTTCTTCAACTGATAATGAGCACGAGATAGAGAGCAAATCTTAA
- the kaiC gene encoding circadian clock protein KaiC: MHSSKNFPIPKQQVQKLPTGIEGFDDVCQGGLPIARSTLFTGTSGTGKTVFSLQYLYHGISHFDEPGIFVTFEESPIDIIRNAAGFGWDLQELIDQDKLFILDASPDPEGQDVAGNFDLSGLIERISYAINKYKAKRVAIDSMTAVFQQYDAVYVVRREIFRLIARLKEIGVTTVMTAERVDEYGPIARYGVEEFVSDNVVILRNVLESEKRRRTVEVLKLRGTTHMKGEFPFTMGTHGISVFPLGAMRLTQRSSNIRISSGVPALDEMCGGGYFQDSVILATGATGTGKTMLVSKFIEDAYSNKERAILFAYEESRAQLLRNATSWGIDFEKMESDGLLKIICAYPESTGLEDHLQIIKTEITEYKPSRMAIDSLSALARGVSLNAFRQFVIGVTGYAKQEEIAGFFTNTAEEFMGSHSITDSHISTITDTILLLQYVEIGGEMARAVNVFKMRGSWHDKRIREFIITGDGPEIKDSFTNFEQIFSGAPHRISSDENLPGVFKSIDKRDVRKS, from the coding sequence ATGCATTCTTCTAAAAATTTTCCCATCCCAAAACAGCAGGTTCAGAAGCTTCCAACTGGTATAGAAGGTTTTGATGATGTGTGTCAGGGAGGACTGCCTATAGCAAGAAGTACATTATTTACTGGGACATCTGGCACTGGCAAGACAGTGTTTTCTCTTCAGTATCTGTATCACGGGATATCCCATTTTGATGAGCCTGGTATTTTTGTAACGTTTGAAGAATCACCAATAGATATTATTAGGAATGCTGCAGGTTTTGGTTGGGACCTTCAGGAATTAATCGATCAGGATAAATTGTTTATTCTTGATGCTTCACCTGATCCTGAAGGACAAGATGTTGCAGGGAATTTTGATTTATCCGGATTAATTGAAAGAATTAGTTATGCCATAAATAAATACAAAGCAAAGAGAGTTGCTATCGACTCAATGACCGCTGTCTTTCAACAATATGATGCTGTATATGTCGTGAGAAGAGAGATCTTCCGCTTAATAGCAAGACTTAAAGAAATAGGGGTGACCACAGTTATGACTGCTGAGAGAGTAGATGAATATGGTCCTATAGCTAGATATGGAGTAGAAGAATTCGTTTCAGATAATGTTGTGATTTTGAGAAATGTTCTTGAGTCAGAAAAACGTAGACGCACAGTCGAGGTCTTAAAGCTTCGTGGTACCACACATATGAAAGGAGAGTTTCCTTTCACTATGGGCACCCACGGGATAAGTGTATTCCCATTAGGAGCAATGCGTTTAACGCAACGCTCTTCAAATATTCGAATTAGTTCAGGAGTCCCAGCCCTTGATGAAATGTGTGGTGGCGGTTATTTCCAGGACTCAGTAATACTTGCTACTGGGGCAACAGGGACTGGTAAGACTATGCTTGTCTCTAAATTCATTGAGGATGCATATTCTAATAAAGAAAGAGCAATCCTTTTCGCTTATGAAGAATCAAGAGCTCAACTCCTTAGGAATGCTACAAGTTGGGGTATTGATTTTGAGAAGATGGAAAGCGATGGATTACTTAAAATTATCTGTGCTTACCCAGAATCAACAGGGCTAGAGGATCATTTGCAAATAATCAAAACAGAAATCACTGAATACAAGCCCTCTAGAATGGCAATAGATTCTCTTTCAGCTTTAGCTCGAGGAGTAAGCCTCAATGCATTTAGACAATTCGTTATAGGAGTAACAGGTTATGCTAAACAGGAAGAAATAGCGGGGTTTTTTACTAACACTGCTGAAGAGTTTATGGGGAGCCATTCCATTACAGACTCACATATTTCAACAATTACAGACACAATCTTATTGCTTCAATATGTAGAGATTGGAGGAGAGATGGCCCGTGCAGTAAATGTTTTCAAAATGAGAGGATCATGGCATGACAAGCGAATTAGAGAATTCATCATTACTGGAGATGGTCCTGAAATAAAAGATTCATTTACCAATTTTGAACAAATATTTAGTGGCGCACCGCATCGTATAAGTAGCGATGAAAATCTTCCTGGTGTATTTAAAAGTATTGACAAAAGAGATGTCAGAAAGTCTTAG
- a CDS encoding HAMP domain-containing sensor histidine kinase, whose amino-acid sequence MLDKDNVENNLPLKGNSENFFSNWWNEFSLRAKLLAIATLVVSLLMTGITFFALSSIQRDAGMNDTRYARDLGLLLSGNVTELVARNQERELFNVAEKFWRSSRNIRYIFFTDPEGIVQLGIPISATPSSSESEFQLRKKLQLPQELKKRPQFPLVRQHLTPQGQVTDVFVALLFKGKYVGNLALGVTPNKNALASAALTREITIAVFISIWVLVIIGAIFNAQTITRPIRELVSGVREIAKGNFKSRIDLPMSGELGELLNGFNNMASQLEDYDAANIEELKAAQVKQQSLIATMADGAILLDEKGKIVLVNPTARRLFRWEGRKIETKDLIEELPELIANDLHPQMISLLNNISDSNEIRCSTDEPSRTLRIVLQSVRDSSGSNLKGIAITVQDLTREVELNAAQRRFISNVSHELRTPLFNIKSYVETLYDLDEKLPHKQKMEFLEVANSETDRLTRLVNDVLDLSKLETSSNVQFDEIDISPAIEQTLKNYRLNAKDKNVEIIQELEENMQLTRGNWDLSLQVLDNLVGNALKFTKSGGKILLRAYTWPDVCVGSLIPENKDAPACDIISPLPRIRVEISDTGCGISEEGQSKIFDRFYRIENDVHTEAGTGLGLSIVREILEKHSSKIRMISAPGIGTTFWFDLPLAKNDADEFLIESERVRRKWDMQLEDNSI is encoded by the coding sequence GTGCTTGATAAAGATAATGTGGAAAACAATCTGCCTCTTAAAGGCAACTCTGAAAACTTTTTTTCTAATTGGTGGAATGAATTCAGTTTAAGAGCAAAATTACTAGCCATAGCAACATTAGTAGTTAGTTTGTTGATGACAGGTATTACATTCTTTGCTTTAAGTAGTATTCAAAGAGATGCTGGCATGAATGACACAAGATATGCCAGAGATCTTGGACTGTTGCTTTCAGGTAATGTCACTGAATTAGTTGCTAGGAATCAAGAAAGAGAACTTTTTAATGTTGCTGAGAAATTTTGGCGATCTAGTAGAAATATTAGATATATTTTTTTCACTGATCCTGAAGGAATTGTTCAATTAGGAATACCTATTAGTGCAACCCCTAGTTCTTCAGAGAGTGAATTTCAATTACGAAAAAAACTTCAGCTACCACAAGAGTTGAAAAAGAGGCCGCAGTTTCCACTTGTTAGGCAGCACTTAACTCCTCAAGGACAAGTAACTGATGTATTTGTTGCATTGCTTTTCAAAGGTAAGTATGTAGGGAATCTTGCCTTAGGAGTGACACCTAATAAGAATGCACTTGCCAGCGCTGCCTTAACTAGAGAAATAACGATTGCCGTATTTATATCTATTTGGGTGCTTGTAATTATTGGAGCTATCTTTAATGCTCAGACAATAACCCGACCGATTCGTGAATTAGTTAGTGGTGTAAGAGAAATAGCTAAAGGTAATTTTAAATCAAGAATAGATCTTCCTATGAGTGGAGAATTAGGTGAACTTTTAAATGGATTCAATAATATGGCATCCCAGCTTGAGGATTATGATGCGGCAAACATTGAAGAATTAAAGGCAGCTCAAGTTAAACAACAATCATTAATTGCAACTATGGCTGATGGTGCAATTTTGCTTGATGAGAAAGGTAAGATTGTTCTTGTCAACCCTACGGCAAGAAGGCTATTTCGCTGGGAAGGTAGAAAAATAGAAACTAAAGATTTAATAGAAGAATTGCCAGAGTTAATTGCAAATGACTTGCACCCACAAATGATTTCATTGCTAAATAACATCTCTGATAGTAATGAAATAAGATGTAGTACAGACGAACCTTCTAGAACACTTAGAATTGTTTTGCAATCAGTAAGAGATTCTTCTGGCTCTAACCTTAAAGGGATTGCGATTACAGTTCAGGACTTAACTAGAGAAGTTGAATTAAATGCTGCACAAAGACGTTTTATAAGTAATGTTTCCCATGAACTTAGGACCCCATTGTTTAATATAAAAAGCTATGTTGAAACTCTTTATGACCTTGATGAAAAACTTCCTCATAAACAGAAAATGGAGTTTTTAGAGGTTGCAAATTCGGAAACCGACCGGCTTACTAGATTAGTAAATGATGTACTTGATCTATCCAAATTAGAGACTTCATCGAATGTACAGTTTGATGAAATCGATATCAGCCCAGCAATAGAGCAAACTTTGAAAAATTATAGGTTAAATGCCAAAGATAAAAATGTTGAAATTATTCAAGAGTTAGAGGAAAACATGCAATTAACTCGTGGAAATTGGGATTTATCCTTGCAAGTTTTAGATAACTTGGTAGGTAACGCTCTTAAATTCACCAAAAGTGGTGGAAAAATTCTTCTACGAGCATATACATGGCCTGACGTATGTGTTGGCTCCTTAATTCCAGAAAATAAAGATGCGCCTGCATGCGACATAATTTCGCCTTTGCCAAGGATTAGAGTTGAAATATCAGATACAGGTTGCGGAATATCAGAAGAAGGGCAATCTAAAATTTTCGATAGATTTTACAGGATTGAAAATGATGTTCATACAGAAGCAGGAACAGGACTTGGCTTATCAATTGTTAGGGAAATATTAGAGAAACATAGTAGTAAGATTCGCATGATAAGTGCACCAGGTATAGGTACAACTTTCTGGTTTGACCTTCCTCTTGCTAAAAATGATGCAGATGAATTTTTAATAGAATCTGAACGAGTTCGTAGGAAATGGGATATGCAATTAGAAGATAACTCAATTTAA
- the purD gene encoding phosphoribosylamine--glycine ligase, with product MTKSKSIFPSLPKLNKVLVIGGGGRENALAWAIAKSEEIERVYVAPGNGGTEEHLYCHRLDIQESNSQEIITACNSLKIDLVVIGGEKPLSEGLADQLRESELVVFGPGKDGAQLEASKNWAKELMADAGIPTAKYWSVNTIDEAFEILSIVRQPLVVKADGLASGKGVSVCSSIEQTKAAIKDAFEGKFGEAGAKLVLEECLEGPEVSVFAISDGENLEILPTAQDHKRLMEGDKGPNTGGMGAYAPAQILSQKDLEEITDLILKPTLEALKKRNINYRGVIYAGLMLTKQGPKVIEYNCRFGDPECQALMPLMSPEFAQILQASALGSLNNAPKLKPNNLISACVVATTSGYPENPKKGDLISIELDQNSQIQLFHSGTRFDQEGNLLTAGGRVLSIVAQSSSYKEAFKLAYEGMKRISFKGIYYRNDIGYQVRNNDVRY from the coding sequence ATGACAAAATCAAAATCAATTTTTCCCTCACTTCCAAAATTAAACAAAGTTCTAGTTATAGGCGGAGGTGGACGTGAGAATGCTTTGGCTTGGGCTATAGCTAAATCTGAGGAAATTGAAAGAGTTTATGTTGCTCCTGGCAATGGTGGAACTGAAGAACACCTCTACTGTCACCGACTAGACATACAAGAATCAAATAGCCAAGAAATAATTACTGCTTGCAATTCTTTGAAGATTGATTTAGTTGTTATTGGTGGAGAGAAACCCCTTTCAGAAGGATTGGCAGATCAGTTAAGAGAATCAGAATTAGTTGTTTTTGGACCAGGTAAAGATGGTGCTCAATTAGAAGCAAGTAAAAACTGGGCAAAAGAGTTAATGGCTGATGCCGGTATACCTACAGCAAAATATTGGAGCGTAAATACTATTGATGAGGCATTTGAAATTTTGTCTATTGTTCGTCAACCTTTAGTTGTTAAAGCTGATGGTTTAGCCTCTGGGAAAGGGGTGTCAGTATGTAGCTCAATAGAACAAACTAAAGCAGCAATAAAAGATGCTTTCGAGGGGAAATTTGGAGAAGCAGGAGCGAAATTAGTTCTTGAAGAGTGTCTTGAAGGTCCAGAGGTTTCTGTCTTCGCAATAAGCGATGGAGAGAACCTTGAGATTCTTCCTACTGCTCAAGACCATAAAAGATTGATGGAAGGTGATAAAGGCCCCAACACTGGCGGGATGGGTGCATATGCCCCTGCTCAGATTCTTAGTCAAAAGGATCTTGAGGAAATAACTGATCTAATACTTAAACCAACCCTGGAAGCTCTTAAAAAAAGAAATATCAATTATAGAGGAGTTATTTATGCTGGTTTAATGCTTACAAAACAAGGGCCAAAAGTAATAGAATATAATTGCCGTTTTGGAGATCCGGAATGTCAAGCATTGATGCCATTAATGTCACCTGAGTTCGCACAAATATTGCAAGCTTCAGCTCTTGGATCATTAAATAATGCTCCAAAACTCAAACCAAATAATCTAATAAGTGCATGTGTTGTTGCCACAACTAGTGGTTATCCTGAAAATCCTAAAAAAGGAGATTTGATTTCAATTGAGCTAGATCAAAATAGTCAGATTCAATTATTTCATTCAGGCACTAGATTCGATCAAGAAGGTAATCTCCTTACAGCAGGAGGAAGAGTTTTGTCAATTGTTGCTCAAAGCTCAAGCTATAAAGAGGCTTTTAAACTTGCATATGAAGGCATGAAAAGAATTAGCTTTAAAGGTATTTATTATAGGAATGATATTGGCTACCAGGTTAGAAATAATGATGTTAGGTATTAA
- the purC gene encoding phosphoribosylaminoimidazolesuccinocarboxamide synthase: protein MELNQSSLLYEGKAKRIFKTNNPDEFLVHFKNDATAFNAKKHAELEGKGSLNCQISSIIFKFLEENGIPTHFISVKDDSWMLVQKVDVIPLEIVIRNIASGSLCRETPIPVGQELSTPLLDLYYKDDALDDPLLTEDRLELLGLVSKSQKQEVKALAFKVNRCLKGFFENLNLVLVDFKLEMGFNSHGELLVADEISPDSCRIWDCNIKDHNDRILDKDRFRKDLGGVLDAYSEVLRRIKKFYSR, encoded by the coding sequence ATGGAATTAAATCAGAGTTCGCTTCTTTATGAAGGCAAAGCAAAAAGGATTTTCAAAACTAATAATCCAGATGAGTTCCTAGTACATTTCAAGAATGATGCAACTGCTTTTAATGCCAAGAAACATGCAGAACTAGAAGGCAAAGGAAGTTTAAACTGTCAGATCTCATCAATTATTTTTAAATTTCTAGAAGAAAACGGAATACCAACACACTTTATAAGTGTAAAAGATGATAGTTGGATGCTAGTTCAAAAAGTAGATGTTATCCCCCTGGAAATTGTTATTCGAAATATTGCAAGCGGATCACTATGCAGAGAGACACCTATCCCTGTAGGGCAAGAATTATCAACGCCTCTTCTAGACTTGTATTATAAGGATGACGCCCTGGATGATCCACTTTTGACTGAGGACAGATTAGAATTACTAGGATTAGTTTCCAAAAGTCAAAAGCAAGAAGTAAAGGCTCTTGCCTTTAAAGTTAATAGGTGTTTAAAGGGATTTTTCGAAAATTTGAACCTAGTTTTAGTTGATTTCAAATTAGAAATGGGTTTCAACAGTCATGGAGAATTATTAGTTGCCGATGAAATCAGTCCAGATAGTTGCAGGATCTGGGACTGTAATATTAAAGATCATAATGATCGGATTCTTGACAAAGATCGTTTTCGAAAGGATCTTGGAGGTGTATTAGACGCTTATAGTGAAGTGCTTCGTAGAATAAAAAAGTTTTACTCTAGATAG
- a CDS encoding BamA/TamA family outer membrane protein has protein sequence MTLPLVSGGAANAEIRWELVTPNKNKSEDIWVNAKRGKTEKLKPYKSVSYGLSTINPGKTSLSNSNPKKAIKANKTGNLLDKYQEKYLANSNPRETASPQSSEELRNIFQKTDIADRKDNKEIAENEDLVLISEVVITGLESHPEKVRLEYAAYDAMTVRPGSRVSKSELKRDLNAIFTTGWFSGLEIEAIDTALGVKLIVDVKPNPVFTEVIVNPEDSLITKKALKDIFKTDFGKTLNLNVLKLRMNKLKEWYSERGYSLARISGPNRVTSNGKVQLEVQEGTIEDIKVIFLDDEGNSVKENGKPIRGKTKTWVINRELLSKPGAIFNRKNLEADIKRLYGLALFSDIKVSLKPVTGEPGKIEIILGITEQRTGSLTGGIGWSGSQGFFGSAGLQEKNLLGRSWSSDINFTYGEYGALISFSLTDPWIKGDKHRTSFRTSVFISRDVPQEFRSSKGHILGVSDYAQGTGSSPGSRVYDIDFAHSGVNNSAFSSVSAAKASDSNTSWFDYEGDSVLLHRTGGNFSFSRPLNGGNPYKKATWSVLLGMDFQKVKPIDYSAQDRPYGAKAINVVNNTALNNDVICIAFNCAKENTLVGFRGGMSRNKLNNPRNPTSGTFLSIGTEQYISVGENSPTFNRAKATYSYFIPINWLKLHKGCKPKAGEDLACPQTLAFQLKGGSIVGDLPPYEAFCLGGSKSIRGWSACDLAVAKRYGEASVEYRVPVWRMVSANVFVDAGTDFGSQADVPGNPGGLLHKKGKGFSVGSGLSFNTPVGPLRIEAASQDLEGDWRYNVGFGWKF, from the coding sequence TTGACTTTGCCGCTAGTAAGCGGAGGAGCTGCCAATGCCGAAATACGTTGGGAACTTGTAACACCTAATAAAAACAAATCAGAAGATATTTGGGTGAATGCTAAAAGAGGTAAAACTGAAAAGTTGAAACCCTACAAGTCAGTCTCTTATGGACTATCAACCATAAACCCAGGGAAAACAAGTCTTTCAAATTCAAACCCTAAAAAAGCAATCAAAGCTAATAAGACTGGTAATTTATTAGACAAATATCAAGAAAAATATCTTGCAAATTCAAACCCTAGGGAAACAGCCTCACCCCAAAGCTCCGAAGAGTTAAGAAACATATTTCAAAAAACAGATATTGCAGATCGAAAAGATAACAAAGAAATCGCAGAAAATGAAGATCTCGTATTGATTTCTGAAGTAGTTATTACTGGTCTGGAGAGTCACCCAGAGAAAGTGCGTTTAGAATATGCAGCATATGATGCCATGACTGTTAGGCCTGGAAGCAGAGTAAGTAAATCAGAATTAAAAAGAGATTTAAATGCCATTTTTACTACTGGATGGTTTTCAGGCCTAGAAATTGAGGCAATTGATACGGCTTTAGGGGTCAAATTAATAGTAGATGTTAAACCTAATCCTGTTTTCACTGAGGTTATTGTTAATCCTGAGGATTCTCTAATCACTAAAAAAGCTCTTAAAGATATTTTTAAAACAGATTTTGGGAAAACACTTAATTTAAATGTTCTAAAGCTGCGAATGAATAAGCTAAAAGAATGGTATTCAGAAAGAGGTTATTCATTAGCAAGAATTTCAGGGCCTAATAGAGTTACTTCAAATGGGAAAGTCCAATTAGAAGTACAAGAAGGAACTATAGAAGATATAAAGGTTATTTTTCTTGATGATGAAGGGAATTCAGTCAAAGAGAATGGCAAGCCAATTAGAGGAAAAACAAAAACATGGGTTATAAATAGAGAGCTTTTAAGTAAACCTGGAGCAATATTTAATAGAAAAAATCTTGAAGCTGATATCAAAAGACTATATGGACTTGCTTTGTTTAGTGACATTAAAGTTTCTTTAAAGCCAGTTACAGGTGAGCCTGGGAAAATAGAAATAATCCTAGGGATTACTGAACAAAGGACCGGATCACTTACAGGCGGAATTGGTTGGAGTGGTTCCCAGGGGTTCTTTGGTTCAGCAGGTCTTCAAGAAAAGAATTTACTTGGGAGATCTTGGTCCAGTGATATCAATTTTACTTATGGAGAATATGGGGCATTAATTAGCTTCTCTTTAACTGATCCATGGATCAAAGGTGACAAACATAGAACTTCTTTTCGCACTTCAGTGTTTATTAGTAGAGATGTACCTCAAGAATTTAGAAGTTCTAAAGGACATATCTTGGGGGTAAGTGATTATGCTCAAGGAACTGGCAGCAGCCCTGGTTCAAGAGTTTATGATATTGATTTTGCTCATAGTGGTGTAAATAATTCTGCCTTCAGTTCAGTATCTGCTGCTAAAGCTAGTGATTCAAATACAAGTTGGTTTGATTATGAAGGTGACTCAGTACTTTTACATAGGACAGGCGGTAACTTCTCTTTTTCAAGACCTTTAAATGGTGGGAATCCTTATAAGAAAGCAACCTGGTCAGTACTTTTGGGGATGGATTTTCAGAAGGTAAAGCCTATTGATTATTCAGCTCAAGACAGGCCTTATGGAGCGAAGGCAATTAATGTTGTAAATAACACAGCATTAAACAATGATGTTATTTGTATAGCTTTTAATTGTGCAAAAGAGAATACGCTTGTAGGTTTTAGAGGCGGAATGTCTAGGAATAAACTTAATAATCCTAGAAACCCAACATCAGGAACGTTTTTAAGCATAGGTACTGAGCAATATATTTCTGTTGGAGAAAATTCCCCTACCTTTAATCGTGCAAAAGCAACTTATTCCTATTTTATTCCTATTAATTGGCTTAAGTTACACAAAGGATGTAAACCAAAAGCTGGGGAAGATCTCGCTTGTCCCCAAACACTTGCTTTTCAGTTAAAAGGCGGATCAATAGTTGGTGATTTACCCCCTTATGAAGCCTTTTGTCTAGGAGGATCTAAGTCAATTCGAGGTTGGAGTGCCTGTGATTTAGCTGTTGCCAAAAGATATGGAGAGGCTTCTGTAGAATATAGAGTTCCTGTTTGGAGAATGGTTTCAGCAAATGTTTTTGTTGATGCAGGTACGGATTTCGGTTCTCAAGCCGATGTGCCAGGTAATCCAGGAGGACTTCTTCACAAGAAAGGCAAAGGCTTTTCAGTAGGGAGTGGATTGTCATTCAACACCCCAGTTGGGCCATTAAGAATAGAAGCTGCAAGTCAAGATTTAGAAGGTGATTGGCGTTATAACGTTGGTTTTGGCTGGAAGTTCTAG
- the lpxC gene encoding UDP-3-O-acyl-N-acetylglucosamine deacetylase, giving the protein MAGSSSVEWLPANYENTWTLGGPVFRKGICLHSGEESEVTLLPSEEIGFYISWVNSSDPPIKLKPNQVVNSHLCTALVLGERRVSTVEHLLAALAGCGLTHVQILLSGNEIPLLDGSSIEWVEGIREAGMVPLNISNTNFPEINKSFVINKGSSIITATPSDSLNLIGIIDFPYPAIGKQIFSLELNPRSFYKEIAPARTFGFKDQIDHLIKSGLIKGGDLNNSLVCDGESWVNPPLRFKDEPVRHKLLDLIGDLALIGLPKAQVLVYRGSHALHAELAKSLSRECSLTKYYFD; this is encoded by the coding sequence TTGGCTGGAAGTTCTAGTGTGGAATGGCTGCCTGCTAATTATGAGAACACTTGGACTCTTGGAGGGCCTGTTTTTCGTAAAGGGATTTGCTTACACAGTGGTGAAGAGTCTGAGGTAACTCTTCTGCCTTCAGAGGAAATAGGGTTTTATATTTCTTGGGTTAACAGCTCTGATCCCCCTATTAAACTCAAACCCAATCAAGTTGTTAATAGTCACTTATGCACAGCCCTTGTCCTAGGTGAAAGAAGAGTTTCAACAGTGGAACATCTTCTTGCTGCTTTAGCTGGTTGTGGTCTTACCCATGTACAAATACTTTTATCTGGAAATGAGATACCGCTTCTAGATGGATCATCTATTGAATGGGTTGAAGGTATTAGGGAAGCTGGAATGGTTCCATTAAATATTTCAAATACTAATTTTCCTGAAATTAATAAATCTTTTGTAATCAACAAAGGTTCAAGCATAATTACAGCTACACCATCGGATAGTTTAAATTTAATTGGAATAATAGATTTTCCATACCCTGCAATAGGCAAACAGATATTTTCTTTAGAATTAAACCCAAGATCTTTTTATAAGGAAATTGCACCTGCAAGAACATTTGGCTTTAAAGATCAAATAGATCATTTAATTAAATCTGGATTAATTAAAGGCGGTGATTTAAATAATTCACTAGTTTGCGATGGCGAATCTTGGGTGAACCCTCCTTTAAGATTCAAAGATGAGCCTGTTAGGCATAAGCTATTGGACTTAATAGGAGATTTAGCTCTTATTGGGTTGCCTAAAGCGCAGGTTTTGGTTTACAGGGGGTCACATGCATTGCATGCCGAACTCGCTAAATCTCTTTCAAGAGAATGCTCTTTAACAAAATATTATTTTGACTAA
- the fabZ gene encoding 3-hydroxyacyl-ACP dehydratase FabZ — protein sequence MGLLPHRYPFALVDRVVAYEPGISATGIKNVTINEPHFQGHFPDRPLMPGVLIVEAMAQVGGLIVKQMPNLPKGLFVFAGIDGVRFRRPVVPGDQLIINCELISIKRQRFGKVKGEAKVDGNLVCSGELMFSLVD from the coding sequence ATGGGACTTTTACCCCATCGTTATCCTTTTGCATTGGTTGACCGTGTAGTGGCCTATGAGCCCGGCATAAGCGCTACTGGAATTAAGAATGTAACTATTAATGAGCCTCACTTTCAAGGGCATTTCCCTGACAGGCCCTTAATGCCAGGCGTCTTGATTGTTGAGGCGATGGCTCAAGTTGGAGGACTTATTGTTAAACAGATGCCTAACCTTCCTAAAGGCCTTTTTGTTTTTGCAGGTATAGATGGTGTGAGATTTCGTCGTCCTGTAGTTCCTGGAGATCAATTAATCATTAATTGCGAATTAATAAGTATAAAAAGGCAGCGCTTTGGCAAGGTAAAAGGAGAAGCCAAAGTGGATGGGAATTTAGTTTGCTCAGGTGAATTGATGTTCTCCTTAGTAGATTAA